In Parasphingorhabdus halotolerans, a single window of DNA contains:
- a CDS encoding division plane positioning ATPase MipZ, whose protein sequence is MLIAGKTGRTNSQVTDKTHHIVFANEKGGTGKSTTAVHIAVALAYQGHKVAIIDLDPRQRTSYRYLENRVATMKRLNIDIPQPLFEVFDADNLARLEQLVRRMSHGVDYLLYDTPGRDDKFARFVATRANTLVTPINDSFVDFDLIGQVDPETYKVRKLSFYAELIWEARKARAKADGTTIDWVVLRNRTQYVEAHNMKRIVNALTELSQRVGFRIIPGLSERVIYRELFPAGLTMLDKDHLGRLATSHIAARQELRELIKHLSLPQPNAGGAEFGKPQLVA, encoded by the coding sequence ATGCTGATTGCTGGAAAAACGGGGCGCACCAACAGCCAAGTGACGGACAAGACGCATCATATTGTTTTTGCCAATGAGAAAGGCGGAACCGGCAAATCGACAACCGCCGTTCATATTGCCGTTGCGCTTGCCTATCAGGGCCACAAAGTCGCGATTATCGATCTCGATCCGCGCCAGCGCACATCCTATCGCTACCTGGAAAATCGCGTCGCGACTATGAAACGGCTGAACATAGATATTCCGCAGCCCCTTTTTGAAGTTTTTGATGCCGATAATCTTGCGCGACTGGAACAGCTCGTCCGGCGAATGAGCCACGGGGTTGATTATCTACTTTACGACACACCCGGTCGCGATGACAAATTCGCCCGCTTTGTAGCAACCCGTGCCAACACATTAGTTACGCCAATCAACGATAGCTTTGTTGATTTTGATCTTATCGGGCAGGTCGATCCGGAAACCTACAAGGTCCGCAAACTCAGCTTTTACGCCGAGCTTATCTGGGAAGCGCGCAAGGCGCGAGCCAAGGCGGATGGCACCACGATTGACTGGGTGGTGCTACGTAACCGCACCCAATATGTTGAAGCGCATAATATGAAGCGCATCGTAAATGCGCTGACCGAGCTCTCGCAACGGGTTGGCTTCCGCATCATTCCAGGACTTAGCGAACGGGTGATTTACCGTGAACTTTTCCCCGCTGGCTTGACGATGCTGGACAAAGATCACCTCGGTCGCCTCGCCACCAGCCACATTGCCGCCCGGCAGGAATTGCGTGAATTGATCAAGCATCTCTCTTTGCCCCAGCCGAACGCGGGTGGAGCAGAGTTCGGCAAACCGCAGCTGGTTGCCTGA
- the panC gene encoding pantoate--beta-alanine ligase: MQIIRQLGPLRDALRGFRGTNCKIGLVPTMGALHAGHMRLVEEAMAQCDLVVASVFVNPTQFGEGEDLDSYPRQEAADATLLDAAGVSILWAPEVDQVYPDGFATNVSVSGVSTGLCGGSRPGHFDGVATVVAKLFNQIRPDAAFFGEKDYQQLAVIRRMARDLDFTHDVIGVPTVRDQDGLALSSRNAYLSPEQRANAVALPDAMREAAKAIARGGNINEILEGAKSQLLASDFHKVDYFELRNGETLEIMDKFTSPARLLVAAHIGSTRLIDNIAVTQS, encoded by the coding sequence ATGCAAATCATAAGACAGCTTGGCCCGCTTCGGGACGCTCTACGGGGCTTTCGCGGAACCAATTGTAAAATCGGACTGGTGCCGACCATGGGAGCCCTACATGCGGGCCATATGCGTTTGGTGGAAGAGGCGATGGCGCAGTGCGATCTGGTCGTAGCGTCAGTTTTTGTGAACCCGACGCAATTTGGTGAAGGAGAGGATCTAGATAGTTATCCAAGACAGGAGGCCGCCGACGCGACGCTTCTGGATGCGGCGGGTGTTTCCATTCTCTGGGCGCCAGAGGTTGATCAAGTCTACCCCGATGGCTTTGCGACCAATGTCAGTGTGAGCGGCGTGAGCACAGGCCTTTGTGGTGGTTCGCGCCCTGGTCATTTTGACGGGGTTGCGACGGTCGTCGCGAAATTATTTAACCAGATACGCCCCGATGCCGCTTTCTTTGGGGAGAAGGATTATCAGCAACTCGCGGTGATCCGGCGGATGGCGCGCGATCTGGATTTCACACATGATGTTATTGGCGTTCCAACCGTGCGCGATCAGGATGGATTGGCGCTTTCGTCTCGAAACGCATATCTGTCTCCCGAGCAACGCGCCAATGCGGTTGCTTTGCCCGATGCTATGCGAGAGGCGGCCAAAGCCATTGCCCGAGGCGGGAATATCAACGAGATATTGGAAGGTGCCAAAAGCCAATTATTAGCCTCTGATTTCCACAAAGTGGACTATTTTGAACTGCGAAACGGCGAGACGCTTGAAATAATGGACAAATTTACCAGTCCGGCCCGTCTATTGGTTGCGGCGCACATTGGCAGCACCAGACTGATAGACAATATCGCCGTAACCCAAAGTTAA
- a CDS encoding J domain-containing protein → MTPILIIGGAIIAWLVFSGKAKTMTGNQWLALVVALLGANMLRGGNWIFGGSMLAGAAFLSGWRILIPAKSDKINVRKPRDFELDRARSLLGVSEDADRETIDAAWRDRLAEHHPGQGGDEQLAKQINRARDILLEQMEAQSRDY, encoded by the coding sequence ATGACCCCGATACTGATCATCGGCGGCGCTATCATCGCGTGGTTGGTATTTTCGGGCAAAGCCAAAACCATGACTGGCAATCAATGGTTAGCGCTGGTCGTGGCGCTTCTCGGAGCCAACATGCTGCGCGGCGGCAACTGGATATTTGGCGGATCAATGCTGGCTGGCGCTGCCTTTTTGAGCGGCTGGCGCATATTAATTCCTGCAAAGTCTGATAAAATAAACGTCCGCAAACCGCGCGACTTTGAGCTTGATCGGGCGCGTTCTCTACTCGGCGTCAGCGAGGATGCAGATCGCGAAACAATTGATGCAGCTTGGCGGGATCGCTTGGCGGAGCATCATCCAGGCCAAGGCGGCGACGAGCAATTGGCGAAGCAAATCAACCGCGCGCGCGATATTCTCTTGGAACAGATGGAGGCTCAAAGTCGTGATTACTAA